A part of Aegilops tauschii subsp. strangulata cultivar AL8/78 chromosome 2, Aet v6.0, whole genome shotgun sequence genomic DNA contains:
- the LOC109756232 gene encoding histone-lysine N-methyltransferase ASHH1, translating to MEEEPTEAPLYIHIETNDFSYRRHKRQKEEDIAVCECQYDLMDPDSACGERCWNVSTNTECTPGYCRCGVYCKNQRFQKSQYARTRLVKTERRGWGLLADENITAGQFVIEYCGEVISWKEAKRRSQTYEDQGLTESYIIYLNADESIDATKKGSLARFINHSCQPNCETRKWTVLGEVRVGIFAKQDIPIGTELSYDYNFEWFGGVMVRCLCGATGCSGFLGAKSRGFQEATYLWEDDDDRFSVENIPLYDSTDDEHTSIPKDSILAKFEPVTQENNSNIVHTTENSEIASSNEFTPLSVEPLTASSDELTPMTIEPLIAVPVGVDIMENGLTEYGAQYSDDAAQNSMHKVAKLENQSSPQNNNHHTELVLVRPTPKFRGGKAKRGLRKQLNVADICDRLPSAAARQEILFCEEVKKQATAEIDALYDEIRPAIEEHERDSQDNVSTSLAEQWIEASCCKYKAEFDLSAAIIKNLASTPLRAKEDVNPREQNGVLYLQNGP from the exons ATG GAGGAAGAGCCTACAGAGGCACCACTTTACATCCATATCGAGACTAATGATTTTTCATACAGAAG GCACAAGCGGCAGAAGGAGGAGGACATAGCTGTATGCGAGTGTCAGTATGATTTGATGGATCCAGATAGCGCATGTGGAGAGAGGTGCTGGAATGTCTCGACTAACACAGAGTGCACGCCTGGCTATTGCCGCTGTGGTGTATATTGCAAGAACCAG CGATTTCAAAAAAGTCAATATGCTAGGACAAGGCTGGTAAAAACTGAAAGGCGCGGGTGGGGTCTTTTGGCTGATGAAAATATTACA GCTGGACAATTTGTTATTGAATATTGTGGAGAAGTAATATCATGGAAGGAAGCCAAGCGGAGATCTCAAACATATGAAGACCAGG GTTTAACGGAGTCTTATATTATTTACCTCAATGCTGATGAGTCTATTGATGCAACAAAGAAAGGGAGTCTGGCCAGATTTATCAACCATTCGTG CCAGCCGAACTGTGAGACAAGAAAATGGACTGTCCTCGGGGAAGTAAGAGTTGGCATTTTTGCAAAGCAAGATATTCCTATTGGAACGGAATTATCCTATGACTATAATTTTGAGTGGTTTGGTGGTGTGATGGTGCGGTGCCTCTGTGGAGCTACCGGATGTTCAGGGTTTCTTGGGGCAAAATCACGTGGTTTCCAG GAGGCCACATACCTGTGGGAAGATGATGACGACAG attttctgttgaaaataTCCCTCTTTATGACTCTACCGATGACGAACATACAAGCATTCCGAAGGACTCCATTCTAGCAAAATTTGAGCCAGTCACCCAAGAAAATAACAGCAACATAGTGCATACCACTGAGAATTCTGAGATTGCAAGCTCAAACGAATTCACGCCATTGAGTGTTGAACCATTGACGGCTAGCTCAGATGAACTCACACCAATGACTATTGAACCACTGATAGCTGTTCCAGTGGGAGTTGATATTATGGAGAATGGATTGACCGAATATGGTGCACAATATTCTGATGACGCCGCACAAAATTCAATGCATAAAGTTGCAAAGCTTGAGAATCAAAGTTCTCCCCAGAACAACAACCATCATACCGAATTGGTCCTGGTGAGACCCACACCCAAATTTCGTGGTGGCAAAGCTAAACGTGGTCTGCGCAAGCAATTGAATGTTGCAGATATTTGTGACCGGTTACCATCAGCTGCGGCACGCCAGGAGATATTGTTCTGTGAG GAAGTGAAGAAGCAGGCGACTGCCGAAATCGACGCCCTGTACGACGAGATAAGACCAGCGATTGAAGAACATGAGAGGGACAGCCAAGACAATGTATCAACAAGCCTTGCAGAGCAGTGGATCGAGGCCAGCTGCTGCAAGTACAAAGCTGAGTTTGATCTATCTGCTGCAATTATCAAGAACTTGGCTTCGACGCCTCTGAGAGCAAAAGAAGATGTGAACCCTAGAGAACAAAATGGAGTGTTATACCTGCAAAACGGTCCATGA